The sequence TATCCCCATCGTGCCGTCCATTTGGCTGTGATGCTGGCGTTGGTATTCCTTCTCTTTCCCATGCGGAAGAAAAGCCCCCGCAACCGCTTCACTTGGATTGACGGGAGCTTGGCCGTGATGGGCTTAGCGACCGGAGCCTACATTCTTTTTTATTACACCGACTTGGTTCAGCGTGGGACCACCTTGTATAATGACGTGGATTTATGGCTGTCGATCATGACCGTCCTGCTGGTGTTGGAGGGGGCACGTCGGGTAATCGGCTGGGGACTGCCGGTATTGGCAATCCTCTTTCTTCTCTATGCGGTTTACGGGCAACAGGTGCCTTTGGACGCTTTTGCCCACCGCGGATACAGCTGGGAGGACACCATTGCCTATCTATTTATGGGACTGGAAGGGATTTACGGTACGGCAATCGGGGTATCCGCTACCTATATCTTTTTGTTCATCTTATTTGGAGCCATTTTGGCCAAATCGGGCATGGGTCAATTTTTTAACGATCTGGCCCTGGCCTTGGCGGGTTCTTCCAAAGGCGGTCCGGCTAAGGTGGCGGTTTTATCCAGTGGATTTATGGGCTCGATCAATGGTTCGGCCGTCGCCAATGTGGTATCTACAGGGGCTTTTACCATTCCGCTGATGAAAAAAATCGGTTACCATCGGAACTTTGCCGGTGCGGTTGAGTCGAGTGCTTCCGTAGGGGGGCAGGTGCTTCCGCCAATTATGGGAGCGGCAGCATTTATCATGGCGGAGACCCTGGGTGTCAGTTACGGCACCATTGCATTGGCTGGTCTGTTGCCGGCGCTCCTGTTTTACTTAAGTGTGCTGACCCAGGTTCATCTTCGCGCAGATCGTTTGGGACTGACGGGGATCCCAAAAAAGGAGATTCCAAAGGTGAAAGAGGTGTTAAAAGAGCGGGGACACCTCCTGATCCCGCTGTTTTTCCTCATCTATATGCTGTTTTTCTCCAGTGTCACGATCTTGTACTCCGCTTTCTGGACGATCTTGGTCACGATCGGGGTCGCTTCTTTACGGAAGACGACTCGGATGGGAATTCGTGATCTGCTGGATGCCTTGGAGACTGGGGCTCGATCCACGATCGGGGTTGCTATGGCTTGTGCGGTGGTAGGGATTATCGTTGGTGTAGCAGCCTTGACAGGGTTTGGTCTCAGCTTGGCGAGCGGAATTATTGAGTTTGGTGGCGGCTCACTCTTCCTCACCCTGGTGTTTACCATGTTGGCCTCCATTGTTCTGGGTATGGGTGTACCCTCGATTCCCGCCTATGTAATCACGGTTACCATGGCCGCACCTGCTTTGATCCAAATGGGGGTAGAGCCGTTGGTGGCGCATATGTTTGTTTTTTATTTCGGTATTTTTGCCAATATCACGCCACCAGTCGCTTTAGCTGCTTTCGCCGCTGCTGGCGTTTCCGGCGGGGATCCGATGCGAACGGGTTTTCAGGCGCTGAAGTTGGCCGCTGCCGGGTTCATTGTTCCCTATCTGTTTGTCTACTCCAATCAGTTGCTCTTAGTGGATACCGCTTGGTCTGAAGCCATTTTGGTTAGTTTATCGGCAGCTTTGGGAGTACTGATGCTGGGAACGGCATTGGAGGGGTATTTATTCACCCGGATCCCATGGATGTTACGGTTTTCCTTGGCTGTGTGTGCGCTTTTATTGATTCAGCCTAATGGGTTAACCGACCTCGTCGGAATCGGAGTGGCGGCAGTTACTGTTTTATGGCAATGGCGTCAAAAAGGGAAGGAAAGAAAAGGAAGCAGTGTCTCCGCTTAACCTATACCAAATAACCGACTTTGCGAATGGAGGCAAGGTCGGTTATTGATTTGGAGGTATATTGACCGATCAGTCAGCATACAGTAGCATGATCCTAACCATATGGTCTATAAGGAGAGGGACGCCGTTTGCCTTTACAACTCTATAAAAAAGAAAAGATCTTGGATGCGTGTCTAGCTGTATTTGCCCGTCACGGATATGAAAAGACTTCGACTGCGATGCTGGCCGAAGCGGCGGGTATATCCAAAGCGTTGATCTTTCATCATTTTAAGAGCAAGCATGAGCTGTATTTGAGCATTCTCGACCGATGCGTAAAAAAAGTAAGGGCGGAACTCCGGATCCGTGATCTCCCTGATCAACCAAACTTTTTTGAAGTGAATGAAGCGTTTATCCGTATCAAAGTCGACTACTTAAGAAGGAATCCCGATGTATACAAAGTGATGATGGAAGCCTTTCATGCTACACCAGATGAGTTAAAAGTAGAGATTGAAGAGAAGTACGGCGAGTTGATTATGGCTAGAGATAAGAGTTGGAAGCAATTATTTGAAAAAGTCCCGCTCAGAGAAGGGGTGGATCGCGAAGAGGCCTATAAACTGATTCGGATCACGTTGGACTATTTTGAACAGAAGTATTTGTCGGAGATAACAGATAAAAGCGAGTGGGATGAAGCGATTGTCCGTCGCTTCATCGATGAGATCAGCCGGTTTCTGGACATGATCCGATATGGAATCCAACGATAAATGGAACTGGATAAAGGGGAGAGATCCTTATGTGTTCCTATGTACTCGGTTTTGATAAGATCGATCATACGAAGCGGGGATCGACCGGCGGTAAAGGGGCAAACCTAGGCGAATGTTGGAGAATAAAGGGTGTACGAGTGCCGGAGGGTTTTTGCGTTACAACCGAAGCTTATAAACGAATGATCGGACAAAATCAAGTGTATCACGCATTGTTGGATCAACTGTCGTCCCTACAGATGGATGACAAGGAAAGGGTCAGTCAGATCAGTGGAAAGATTCGTAAAGTGATTAAAGGAGTGGCGATTTCTCCGGACATCGCGGGAGAAATCGCTCAATCCCTTTCACAACTAGGTAAGGAGCATGCCTATGCCGTACGTTCCAGTGCAACGGCAGAAGACCTTCCGACAGCCTCTTTTGCAGGTCAGCAGGATACGTATTTAAACATCATCGGAAAAGAGGAAATCCTAAAGCATATCAGCAAATGCTGGGCGTCGCTGTTTACGGATCGGGCTGTGATCTACCGCATGCAAAACGGATTGGATCACCGCCAGGTTTATTTGTCTGTCATCATCCAGCGCATGGTTTTCCCGCAAGCTTCGGGGGTTTTATTTACCGCTGATCCCGTCACTTCCAACCGGAAAGTACTCACCATCGATGCCGGCTTTGGGCTT is a genomic window of Desmospora profundinema containing:
- a CDS encoding TRAP transporter permease; protein product: MKSSQPEVEQQSVLEKYDKESKYRVFDAKWAAWLVSILAVGLSLYHLYTSAFPLLNTYPHRAVHLAVMLALVFLLFPMRKKSPRNRFTWIDGSLAVMGLATGAYILFYYTDLVQRGTTLYNDVDLWLSIMTVLLVLEGARRVIGWGLPVLAILFLLYAVYGQQVPLDAFAHRGYSWEDTIAYLFMGLEGIYGTAIGVSATYIFLFILFGAILAKSGMGQFFNDLALALAGSSKGGPAKVAVLSSGFMGSINGSAVANVVSTGAFTIPLMKKIGYHRNFAGAVESSASVGGQVLPPIMGAAAFIMAETLGVSYGTIALAGLLPALLFYLSVLTQVHLRADRLGLTGIPKKEIPKVKEVLKERGHLLIPLFFLIYMLFFSSVTILYSAFWTILVTIGVASLRKTTRMGIRDLLDALETGARSTIGVAMACAVVGIIVGVAALTGFGLSLASGIIEFGGGSLFLTLVFTMLASIVLGMGVPSIPAYVITVTMAAPALIQMGVEPLVAHMFVFYFGIFANITPPVALAAFAAAGVSGGDPMRTGFQALKLAAAGFIVPYLFVYSNQLLLVDTAWSEAILVSLSAALGVLMLGTALEGYLFTRIPWMLRFSLAVCALLLIQPNGLTDLVGIGVAAVTVLWQWRQKGKERKGSSVSA
- a CDS encoding TetR/AcrR family transcriptional regulator, whose product is MPLQLYKKEKILDACLAVFARHGYEKTSTAMLAEAAGISKALIFHHFKSKHELYLSILDRCVKKVRAELRIRDLPDQPNFFEVNEAFIRIKVDYLRRNPDVYKVMMEAFHATPDELKVEIEEKYGELIMARDKSWKQLFEKVPLREGVDREEAYKLIRITLDYFEQKYLSEITDKSEWDEAIVRRFIDEISRFLDMIRYGIQR